The nucleotide sequence CTTACTTTATTGCAATATCAATCTTGGAAAAGCAATTCGTGATCgtatatttttaatagttttatgaTCTATTAAGTTACAAAAACCTCAATAAAccacataaaattttatttgtgatcataaataataattttataatgtaaTATGAAATCAACGAGAGTCGGCTCTTTTGAATTATATTACTAAAACtaagaagaaattaaataaaaattattttgattttatacaaatttgcaATTGATTCTTCTATATTTGTTTAGCTAATAATTtggcaaattattattttaaaatatatttatactaCTACTAAGTTACTTGTTATTAAtgtgcgtttttttttatagagatTCACACGTTTATAAAAAAGAACGTTTGCGATATTCAAGCTGCATTTTGGACATTTAGGAAAATTcctgtaattaatttttctcacaaaaatatCGAGAAGTTTTCAACTATTTTACTTCAATCCTTTTAAACagtttacataattaaaaaagataaaaatttcagaattctGTATTACATATCTCCTCATTATACTATTCCAAAtatgcaataaaaaatttttctctgtagcCACTAATGCAGGCGCACAatacgccgaaagctttggagaactGAGGAGTTTCACTTTGAATTGATACCTTctcactgacgcttccggaaagGACATTGGTGTCCTGCGTTCATCTTGTAGATAAGAAGTTCTATTTTCTGAGTAAGTTTACAAAACGTAAAGCTGCGGAAAATTCGGGTAATGAATTGGGAACAATCTCGCggcgaaaataggaacagaCGCAGCGAGAATGGGAACAGTATCATACAATTTGAGGAAATTTTGTTGTTCAAGATTCCCAATTTAAGCATTCAACTTACTTTgaactttttcaaaataaacaaaaatcttGTAAATGTAAAAAGAACTAATGTTACGTTACCTATTAATTTTTCCACTTTAAATATagtttttattaagtttttctaTATTCTATTTTGAAAGagaattccaaaatttttattttattttaaaaaatggctTTTGTTTCACTTTCTAGCTCTTTCACTTACTTCCAATAAGTTAATGAGCTGTAAGATCACTTCCTACCATAATATTTATCTCCCCCTTGACTATATATAAACATTGACCTCTTATTCaaagatttatttgaaaattctcactCACAAATCTATATTTATTTCTTTGATTGCATTTTATTTCAGAGAAATTTAAAAGAGATATCATTAGGATAAgtggaaatatttaaataaaataaaatatcaaagcAAAATAGCAAATATTGAGTCATTATGttgcaaagaaaataattttaagaatgtaaattaaatttgagtattttaattgaaattaatactacgtttattagaaaaattccgTCAGTgaatttttcagattttcacAAAACTATCTACCACTTTCATTGAATGAATAATCACTCTGCAACATATTAAACGTTTCTTTTAATGTTAACGATGAATAAGATGCTGGAGTAACTAGTTTGACTTCCCTTTCTTAATTTCCAATTTGCCGTTTTACCAGTTTATCATCAAGTTCACCAACTTAGACACATTTATTTACCGATATATAGTAGATGTCTTCTTTTAGGATTTATCATCGAGCTATTTGCAATGCACGAATCCATCTTCTGTGGCCAAATATCTCGTTTAACGGTAGACCCagagaaatttgagatttttaagTCACTTGCGCAAAGAAACGCGCCatggtaatttttttccttcaaaaaatatttggtaCAGTGTGTGAATAtttgaaatgaattgatatgtgaTTAGTTTTTGCATTAGTTCATCACGCAGTGTGAAAAGAAATGAAGCGCATCGTTATTCAACAGTATGTCACAGATCagttgtattaggtgagattcttattgATCTCATATATTGCAGTTCTCAAAAGATTTATTGTCCGCAGATCGGGCTTAAACTCTGCTAAAGTGTCCCTTACAACTGCCTAATTGACACTTAGATCTAATTCTTTTTTCGTTTGGTGGGTCTTTGATAAGCACTTTCCTAAGATCTTGTTCAAAAATTTGCAACAGGTGGCGGTAATATcgttttttgacagaatttctCTCCGAAACCTGATATGGAGATTTTTTTAGACATTAAGGGACCAAGTTTACGAATATAAGATATAatatctcaggttctaattgaaagaattttattattctgaccaaaaatgaaaggtcttgaaaaacactaaatattttttttagagcaaAGAGAAGTTACATAATAACATGAAATGTTCATaagttaaaaatgttttttcttttaataaaaaaataggggaaatcTTTCAGATCTCGCATATACTCcgccttcagacacttcatatatttcccgtattcttttaatgaatctgacctaatttatTCAAGAAATTGAGACttaggactagcttttaaagCAGTTtacggaatctttgtttttttcattttatctttcccagtttgtctttggaatccttgtcttcggtaatctttGTGTTTTGGAAATCgtatctttcatatattttacacaagtatattttataaaataaaataatgaaaatacatcggtgttttttttaagtttttagtttcgtcctttgggacaaagggaaatttactgtatgtttggaaaattttttaggtacgtcctttgggacaaagggaatttttccgtgttttgggaagtttttagtttcgtcctttggtgAAAAGggattttttctgtgttttgggaagtttttagtttcgtcctttggggaaaagggaaattttctgtgtttttggaagtatttagtttcgtcctttggggaaaagggaaattttctgtgttttaggatGTTTCTAGTTTCGTCTTTtgaggaaaagggaaattttctgtgttttgggaagtttttagtttcgtcctttggtgAAAAGggattttttctgtgttttgggaagtttttagtttcgtcctttggggaaaagggaaattttctgtgtttttggaagtatttagtttcgtcctttggggaaaagggaaattttctgtgttttaggatGTTTCTAGTTTCGTCTTTtgaggaaaagggaaattttctgtgttttgggaagtttttagtttcgtcctttggggcaaagggaaattttctgtgttttgggaagtttttagtttcgttctttggggcaaagggaaattttctgtgttttgggaagtttttagtttcgtcctttgggaaaaagggaaattttctgtgtttttagtttcgtccgtTGGGACAAaggtaaattttctgtgtcttgggaagcTTTTAGTTTCGCcgtttggggaaaagggaaattttccgtgttttaGGATGTTTCTAGTTTCGTCTTTtgaggaaaagggaaattttctgtgttttgggaagtttttagtttcgtcctttggggcaaagggaaattttctgtgttttgggaagtttttagtttcgttctttggggcaaagggaaattttctgtgttttgggaagtttttagtttcgtcctttgggaaaaaggaaaattttctgtgttttgggaagtttttagtttcgtcctttggggaaaagggaaattttctgtgttttgggaagttttttgtTTCGTtctttggggaaaagggaaattttctgtgttttgggaagtttcatcagtatcgcctgtcggggcaaagggaaatttgcagtattttgggaagtttttaatttcgtcctttggggaaaagggaaattttctgtgttttgggaagtttttaggttcgtcctttggggcaaagggaaattttctgtgttttgggaatttatcAATATTgcctgtcggggcaaagggaaattttctgtgttttgggaagtttttagtttcgttctttggggcaaagggaaattttctatgttttgggaagtttttatgTTTGTCCTTTGGGAAAAAGGGATATTTCTTGTGTTTCCAAGGATTCAAAGATTCCAGAACCTATTAAAATttgaggcagccaaaatcccgaaaccaaaattccgaaaaccaaaatcccgaatgtttaaaataCTGCATCTTGGGAAATTATGTGAAGaataatgtatagaataatttcccaagacaagACGCagtaaatttccctttgcctccagcaagcgcgggttcAATCTtggaagtagctatgatacttttaagaaatcggaattttggtttccgggattttgacctattcgagattttgacttttgggattttagcgttcgggattttggcttccaggattttggttctcgggattttgaccgggatcctgAGAGATAGCAcccattaagaatctcacttccAATAAGCTCATCTAGGCTTATCAGCACTgtctttctcaatatttcttggGCACAGTGAGATAAATTGAtacttttacttttttctctACTGGACTTTACCATCTCTGGGCAAGAAAATCTGTTATAGATTTCAATtgcgagaaaaatttggaaatttttagcTTTTTCTCATGTACCTCAAAGAGCATTATGCTTCATTCAACGATGGTCTTGCGATTGTCGCAGTTTTGTTGTGCTTTTGAAGcgctttaataaaagaaaaccaACAACATTCGGCATGGTATTCATgattaaacaaaaattgattaattcttttctatagaaatttctCTGCTTCAGCactattcaatttttcatttgacACAATACCTTCAAATCAAACACATGTCTGTTGAATTTATATGACACGAAATATGATAAAAGGATctcctaattttttttgttcaacttgTTCTAAATACCTTTAAGTTTCACTAAACATATGACTgtcgattttcaaaaatttcccttttttacCTCATCTTCAGCTTTTTATAAATCTTCATTCTATTCAAGACACTCAACAAAAGATATGTTAAATTGTataaaaaccaataaatttgaaaaattattgttttaaaattttttcactGCATAAAGTATATGTGGTATTATGTATGGTATAATGTTGAGGAGGGAGAAAGTTCTAATAAAAATCCGTATAAAAGAAATGTTGCACATGAATTTGGGCACTATTTAGCGAAATTTCTTGGGAGGAAAATGTCGATTAACTTTTCTCTCTTGTTTCTTTTCACCCAAGTGATTGTGACCATTCAACTGTCAAATAATTCAACATCAGATCGATTCGCCAGACAAAATCAAGAGGATGGAAATGTAAGTAATATACTTGAGAGATCAAGGAACTTTAAGAAATtcgtaataaattattttaaattattttgatatatttttaaaaaccacaaaaaaaacactttctaAATTGTAAATTGAACATGATTCTACAcgtaaatttttaaagaaagtaaTTAAAATCACTGGTAAGaccaaagtgaaattaattaatgGTAATTTTATGTCTGTAATAATTTATCACAGACTGGGAGTAATATGTATTATGTTGGGTATAAATAAGGAATATTTAAGGAttataaaatgtaaaagaaaatggttaaattctttattttgaaaaaaaactctgtaatgcccaacgcacaataacttttgttttgtaaacatgtttttgacatttcagtgagagtgaatgaaatgtagatctagttttctcgctcactctcacagaagattttgaaaatatgtttacaaacaaaagttattgtgcattggtcATAATATTTGTTGCAAATTTGTCAAATCATCAGAAGAagatccttttgacaaatttttagcAACCGTGAACATAAACGTTTTTTCAGAggagagtaggggagactgggccaaaaagtcacaaatcgtatatttcaaaattcaatatcctcCAAGATAgcaaagatagcggcttaaattttttttccatagacatAGACAGCTTATATACACCttattcaatgtcgtaagtttcttaaaattcgaacatggaattcagaaaataaaaattatttttgaagtattttcctTACAGAAGATATCGATTATTAccttcttatttttcaaaattgatgcactggtgattattccctaaattatttgaattctttgaatacgaagccactatctattttggaattttacaaaaaataatttctccagaaatccttttattaaaaacgaccacttggggtaaaaagtaacagaaggtatggagcaaaaagtaagaaaaaccgaagtaATTTCTGATGTCTTACGGCGAAATGCATTGTTCAAACGGTTTGAAGTCTCTTGTGTgtgctttttttctaaaatagcttgaaaagcgcttttcttgttcatatagagaaaacggtgttttataaaggtgtagaagaataaatttcctatgaaaatatgtcatcttaGGCACTTTTTTTAGATTTACGAAAGTCCGTAATAAAGAGAagcaaaatgtgataatatcccatgcctggtattatttgccccagcaattttgagaatggtcacaaaaatACCTTTCAGAAAAAGGCTCGATATATGGATTTCCTTGCTATATAggggaaaattactttcacaaaattgtagaagaaatttctggggcgctcgggtagcttgtaaaaaaataaaatatacgttttatgattttttgctTCAGTCTTCCCTACTAAGAAACTCAGGAGTAGAATTAGACagttagaggaatattttagaTTCCGTTTgtaggggaagtgagggatggttcgcacgctttttgtaaaacagttttcttctaatttttctgaagcactgtttttcttgcaaatttatgtcgaaaaatcgactgaaatgtgaaaatttcaaatgtgacaaccctaaaaatttatcagctgtcttttcttcatcttccttttcctttgttttcctctttgaggttatgttgtgattttaagctgctggagttacctgatgagttgacgaaccataacactttcagtggttgaaccaatacgcagtgtagtatataggattttttcgccactcggaaaataattttcctccgatgcaacaaatattacgtaaatatcaacccaaattaacccttcatctattggtgtaagtgattatttctgaaaatcaatttaactgtGAGAAATCACACGAAATGTGAGTCATCATAATTTCCAATTTTAGGCCATTTTTGCATTTGTGATTGTAGatcctaggaaagaagggctaggCTGCCTATTTTTGCAGAGAAGATGAGGTTTATGATTATCTATCTAATGCCTAAGAAATGAGGAAGTAGCACttttcaaacaaagagaaaactcgaATTGTTCGAAGGCTCGCGCGTTCGAagcatccctcacttcccctacAAATACCCTATAAAGTTTAtccttcaataatttatttacggTAATGTAATGTaatctaagattttttttcacaaattgtttaacaaatatttcatcttttttcTAATTCTACCACAATTACTTATAACTTTCCGCCCCTTCAGTACCACTTTTTGGCACTCCAAAAATACTTGTTTTATTTCTAATTGAACAGGCTTTTATTATTTAAGGGCCCAAAAAGACTTATGCTGATTCTCgtgaatatttatatttatcttGTACAATTTGGCAATAAAGATtaggtaaaagaaatttatgcaaaggatcaCTAATTGTTGATCCTCAGCTCTAAGTGTATTACAGTGTAGAATAAATcttttttgccaaattttacagattaAATATTCTCGAGTATCAGCCAGTCTATATGGGCCCGTTGACGGTCCATGTGATCGTCTCTTAAGACCTCtgggaataatttttttaaataaaaaatacctttttaaagaaaatttcacttaTCATTGTAGGCGGAAATGTTAATGATCTCAATTTGTTTCTGcggctaaattatatcataagaatgctaaattttatttaaaaatgggtgaaaaaatcccaatttcaaagctgccccatattcaaaggtgccccacttccccctagcaaATTAACAATTTTGAGAAGCATAAAGAACTAATCAGGCTTATTTCTTGTTAGGAATTTTCATACACAAACGCAGATAGATGGCGGGAAAGATTCCCGGATTGTGGAGGACTGTCTCAGAGTCCGATTGACTTGAGACCTCTGGATTGCACCAGACTCAACAGCGGAGTAACTAATTTAATATTCACAAATGCCTATGCTCCACCACAGTCAATAGAATTGATAAATGACGGTCATACAGTAAGATACGTTTTCCATTGGGCTGCTGGTCAAGTGCCAAGGATAGCAGGAGGTCCACTCGGCACTGACGAGTACATTCCCCATGAAGTGCACTTTCACTGGACCAATGGACACTTTGGGGGAACAGAACATGCCATCTACGGATTTAGATTTACAATGGAAATGCATGTAGTCTGCTACAATGCTAGATACGACAATCTCGCTCAAGCAATGAATTTTCCCGATGGAGTTCTTGTGCTGGCACAAATGTTCCAGAAGAAATTCCTCTTTGGCGAGAGGTATCACTTCCTCCAACTTCTACCACATGTTCGAAGAAGAGGATCCAGAATATCTATTAATTACTTAGAACATTTATTCACATTGGATCAATTTCTCAATGTTAATAGGTTTAATAGGAATTTTGTCACTTATATGGGAAGTCTAACAACACCTCCATGTCGCGAACGGATCCGTTGGATAATTAATCTTATACCAATTAAGATCTCACGAAAAGCGATGTTGCTGTTTCAGCGGATAGAAGGCAATGAGGGCTTCATTGAGAACAATGTTCGTCCCCTTCAGCCAACAAATGGTCGAGAttgttttgttaatttttagGGAATTGTTAAGATCATAGagctaaataaattttaattataccaAGAATATTGTCTTCTTTTACCTTGTTAAGTCAACAAAACACTGCCTTTATGGTGAATATTTATGATGAAGAAGATACAAAAATGGGTCAAAACTGACAAAAGTTTCTCACAAAGTTCTTTGGGGTCTTTCGCAATCAAGGGGGCCGTATCTGAAGACATTGTTTATTATACTATTTTTTACGCTTTTGGGAATGGATGATAAATTTGAATAGaatactaaaaattaatttctaaagCGAATTCAATTAGGGGAGTCCGGGGAAAAATTAGGCAGTGTGGTATTATAATTTTCCTTAGGAAGGAAAATTAAGCAAGCTACTATTTattccaggggcctctcgacgtTTCATTTTtacatacgtttttgcatagagacgctgaagactattggctagttttttcctaaagagaattgacttatcagtctgatatatttcgaaatcgtgcattaaaagctatctaaaaatacatatttcataatgttcgccgaaataatacaagaactacgagcaaatttgtttaagtcacggtgcaatatctcaaaaaattttagaaggaaaagtgaaaaatagcttcactctTTATTATGCTTGATGTGCCCCTgatttattcagagtaattaactccttccctattcattgaaatatttaaggggttacgtgggtcaaaaagactggaaaacaccaaattttctctaatttttttttatacataaaaaattatttaaatttaagttcttaagcctataaaagtacaatatttaaacaatattgtctaaaattttcatttgaaaatcttcaaaattcaagcgttgggacctgatttacggaaacttattttgaaaaaaatcaagctTTTTCGTGAACTAGACTTCTTATAGTGTATttatcagaaataaaaaaaaaactgaatatttcctattagctgatgagttaaactcataTTCGAacggtagattttttttgaaatgaaatttggatttttggtagAATGGATTTAAGCGATCTAAGTGATCTTGTTCACCGAAACTACGTGATCTTTCAAAAactgtctccaaaaatcagatccCAACGGctcaattttgaaaagtttgatatgaaaatttcagaaaatatagttcatTTAAATGTCATAAAATGTCATTAAAAGATGTCaaggaaatatgctgttttttcttAGAACGCGatccacataaccccttaacaATATGATGCAAACGGGttccagtcaaaatcccgaaatccaaaattccgagagtcaaaatcccgaaagccaaaatcccgaattcttaaaagtatcatagctactcccatgtTTGCACAaacgctttctggaggcaaagggaatttttttgtgtcttgggaaattattctacacaataTCCTCCATATGaattcatccctttcaggattttgaacattcggaactttttgctttcgaaattttggctttcaggatcatggctttcgggattttggctgcttcTAAATGCAACCATGTTATTCACAAATTAAaaccaaagaaaattttcatttgctggctaaactgccccggtctcccataattgattttcgaaatattgcaaaaaaataattaagtgaCTAAATTGATAAtcct is from Phlebotomus papatasi isolate M1 chromosome 1, Ppap_2.1, whole genome shotgun sequence and encodes:
- the LOC129798467 gene encoding carbonic anhydrase 3-like, with product MIPDLFHYLENPIFANEILLTNSTQNSTINNVAREFKTVVKLPEPNTVIVTIQLSNNSTSDRFARQNQEDGNEFSYTNADRWRERFPDCGGLSQSPIDLRPLDCTRLNSGVTNLIFTNAYAPPQSIELINDGHTVRYVFHWAAGQVPRIAGGPLGTDEYIPHEVHFHWTNGHFGGTEHAIYGFRFTMEMHVVCYNARYDNLAQAMNFPDGVLVLAQMFQKKFLFGERYHFLQLLPHVRRRGSRISINYLEHLFTLDQFLNVNRFNRNFVTYMGSLTTPPCRERIRWIINLIPIKISRKAMLLFQRIEGNEGFIENNVRPLQPTNGRDCFVNF